The genome window agattactttttcatgtAACGAGTAAAATAACGCATTACAGGTAACGTGCATAaggtaatctgattactttttcaTGTAACGAGTAAAATAACGCATTACAGGTAACATGCATAagttaatcagattactttttcatgtAACGAGTAAAATAACGCATTACAGGTAACATGCATAaggtaatctgattactttttcatgtaacgagtaaagtaacgcatgtAACGAGTAAAATAACACATTACAGGTAACATGCATAaattaatcagattactttttcatgtAACGAGTAAAATAACGCATTACAGGTAACATGCATAaggtaatctgattactttttcatgtaacgagtaaagtaacgcattacagaTAACATGCATTACTCGTTacatgaaaaagtaatctgattataaGTAATCTATACATACataacgtaatcagattactttttgatgtgcgttatgtaatcagattacttttttgatgtaacgactcacaagtaaagcattacaagtaacgccttacgtaatcagattacttttctaATGTAACAAGTAATGCTTTACAAGTAACgtacattacgtaatcacattgctTTATTGATGTAACTGCAAATTACATTCtaatataaagtcgcaattgcgagatataaagtcagaattgcaagatataaacttgcaattctgactttttttcctcgcaagactgaattttttctcagaattgtgagataaaaacacaattgcgagttataaagtccaattctaaGGAAAAAAGacttgcaagatgtaaacttgcaattgcaagaaaaaagtcagaattgtgagataaaaagtcgcaattacctttttaatttttttattcagtaggCTAACGTTTTGTGTGAATCTGCCCTAATACATGATATCTTAGATGAAATCAGCAAGCAAGCTgataaatatttgcaaaactgaggaaaaaaatggaTTGTGTTCATGGGATCAGGAAAAGCTCTCTGGTAGGAtttgatttacattttaaactgtttGACTTATGTATGGATGTCCAAACTTCTGTTCTGCTGAGTTCTGTTTTTACTTCTGTTTCCATGAAAATATAAAGTTGGGGGAAAAAGAACGTTAGCAGCACGTTCTAAGAGCACATTTTTAGCTGGGAATACAGTGTCACACTCAAACACTAGTCAAACGCGCTTTACTAGAGAATGAAATCTAAAGTTTTAATGCAAATTGTTTGAACGCTCATGAAAAAGGCAGGTGACGTCATACACGAAAATGTCACAAAGCGGCTTTGATCTTCACGCGCGCTGTGAGTTTGACAGGCGGTTGCTAGGGCGGTTGCTAGAGACTCAGATGCGAATCTCTGGTGAGTTTTCAGACGCGGTTTATTGCTGTTTTCATGGTTTAAAGTTTGCAGATATCTGCGAATAACGGAGGAAATTACACATACAGTGATTGAAGGTTGATCAGGTTTAAGTATAAACTGATAGATGGTTTATATCGCTTTAAAACGCGATCAGTATATGAACGATGTGTCTTAGGTTTCGCTATTTCAGAACTTTATTTAGCGGGATATTTGCAGTTTGATCCttatataacaatattaataataataaataacagtgctgtgagattattttcatgacGATTGATTTCTttttactgtaatgcaaaatcaataaataatgatatatttaaaatgtaaatatttctgcATTAGTATTTgttgcactgtatatatatatatatatatatttatactgtatatatatatatatatatatatatatatgcaaaaaatattattagtcCTGAAAagggcttcattttctttatgcaacaTATCTTCATCTGCATCtgtcttttttctgttgtttctgTGATGAAATGATCAGAAATGAAGCTGTTGAGAAGACCCCTGCCCCCTATAAAGACAGCACACTACAGCACACCGCCCTCGCCCAGAACCACAGGTGATTCatcatatatttattatatttacacatGGCATCATGTGATGATTCCCGCCAAccgggaacgttctcagaactttggctaatgcTCTGGAAACGTCATGATCAAACGTTCTTCCTGTAACAtcaatagaacgttcgttcAGATTCGAATCAGATTCGAAAATCTGATTATTTAAATAGATTCAGTAGTTGATAATAAACTATGCCATGATTTCttttaagtttattagtttggTTATGCTAAATTGTGTAATTCAAATGGATGGAAATTTATATgccatttaaatacattaatctTAAATAACTGTATTTTTAGTGTAGACAAAGAAGAAGCTCAAATATGAGTTTTAATTTGATATCTACATTATTCCATCTGTGTGATTTCAGGGTTTTCACTGTTATTATGAcaatatgaatatgataatgtCATCTCTGTGTTTCTAGACCACAAACCGAGTGAGTCTGTTTGCAGTCCGCAAGCTTATCTTGAGGATTGTGTAACGTGTCGTGTTGGCCAGATCACATTACCCAGAATCCTCAGAGGTTTCCCGCATCAGCCTCAGCGCACACCTACGGATCGCCGACCTCCTGACCTCTTCTGCCTCAATGACTTCCTGCAGGTCAGCCGGTCGGGCCGCGGGTCACTGGACGGACTGAGGAAGATAGTGCTGTCCAGCCGTAACTACAAAAAGCTGCTGCATTTGTTCCTGTCGGAGCTGCACAGAGGCTGGCAGTGTGAAATAGCCAATCAGACGCTGAGCTGCGAGGGTCTGCCGCCGGTCACGCGTAGGATCCCTCAGAAGCAGATCATATGTGGTAAtacacactttgaaacagtcagtggtgtgtgtgtgtgtacctactTAACCATATTTTGTACCCAGAAGTGAGcaaaacctgtgtgtgtgtgtgtgttcagagttAGCAGCCATGGTTCAGATAGAAGCACAAGCACGAAACTCTTTCAGGAGTAATTCTGGAGTGTGTCGACCGTCTGCAGATCAATCAGTGGATCAGCTGCGGACATCAGCGGAGCGACGGACTGAACGCACAGGCAAGAACACATacttcagcgtcacatgatccttcagaaatcattctgatttgctgctcaagaaacatttctgattatgttgaaaacagttgtgctgcttcatatttttatggaagGTTTTGTGGAACTATGTGTCTCTGTTTCTCATGTTTCACAGCACATGAAGTTCTTCTGAACGCGGTGACCAGCAAACACTTCCAGGGCTCCCGTCGCTCTCGCTCCCCGTTCCGGTGCGGAGGAGAGTGTGATATCATCAGCGCGTCCGAGCTGAACGTCCTCGACTGCCTCACTCGTGGAGGAACGAGCCTCAGCTTcaaggtgtgtgtgtgactccACATCAGGCCCTGAAACCTGATGATCTCCAACCAGTAACATCAGAAGACCAGAACTCTTTGTACTGCGA of Ctenopharyngodon idella isolate HZGC_01 chromosome 9, HZGC01, whole genome shotgun sequence contains these proteins:
- the LOC127518523 gene encoding leucine-rich repeat-containing protein 63 isoform X2, whose translation is MKLLRRPLPPIKTAHYSTPPSPRTTDHKPSESVCSPQAYLEDCVTCRVGQITLPRILRGFPHQPQRTPTDRRPPDLFCLNDFLQVSRSGRGSLDGLRKIVLSSRNYKKLLHLFLSELHRGWQCEIANQTLSCEGLPPVTRRIPQKQIICELAAMVQIEAQARNSFRSNSGVCRPSADQSVDQLRTSAERRTERTAHEVLLNAVTSKHFQGSRRSRSPFRCGGECDIISASELNVLDCLTRGGTSLSFKAHFICDLPDVTSLSERLRYLNLSFNDLTHVPQEVCDLHQLQVLKMRNNPIEELPAQINKLHKLQTLVVSFCKITQLPNQLYSLPCLQHLDVSYNLLRSLSSDVRHLRSLRSLNVEGNQLVALPAGLLHVSVSELRLSGNYTHTLLWSENSCNAPQTLLHTAAHTLAHTHAEQHCTHLPPTAQLVLRRAGVCDACSGPMFGPGLKLIRPVHGVFGLQFVPVMFLCCSPACLHSFRNQNNEQPASV